The nucleotide sequence AAGCTCAAAAGTTGGGGGAAGATTAATAAAAAAAACAGATATTTGCTAAAAACAATTAAGCTTGGAAGCATATCTAGAATTATTAAAACTTATTTTACCTACCTTTTTGGTTGATCATTTTGATTTGAACTCTTTTAAAAATTCAGAAGAAAACCTACATCTATATTTTGAAGAAAAATTAAGCCCTCCAAAAGAGTTTAACTCTGAAGATTTAGTATCTAAAGGTTTTTTGGATGAAATTACCATTCAAGACTTTCCTCTTAGAGGCAAGCTTGTTTATTTACACATTAAACGCCGTCGTTGGACAAACAAAAACACCGGCGAAATAGTTAAAAGAAATTGGCAGTTAGTAGCTAAAGGAACCCGTATGACGCAAGAATTTGCGGCTTTTTTAAAAGAAATTAATAGATAACACAGCTGTTAATTGTAAAACTATCGGAGGGTTCTTTGGCGTTAACGGCAAAAAACTTCAAAGGCAATATAAAAAACATCTCAGCTCATTTAGCACTTGGCAACCCAAGGAACACGCTCATCAATGGATTGTTTACCCCCAAAACATTGGTACGCATTTGGCAATTGACGAAGTAGCCTTGTCTCAAGGCGAACTTTATACCATTGTTACCAATAAAAAAGCCAAGGGTAAAAAAGGATCATTAGTTGCCATTATTGCCGGAACCAAAACAGAACAAGTTATTGAACATATTAGTAAAATAGATTTAAAAAAAAGACAAGCAGTTATTGAAATTACTTTAGATATGGCTAATTCTATGAAGTTAATAGCCAAAAAATGTTTTCCAAAAGCAGTACAAGTGACAGATCGTTTCCACGTGCAAAAATTAACCTTAGAAGCGTTACAAGAACTTAGAATAAAGCATCGATGGGAAGCTATGGATAAAGAAAATCAAGCCGTACTACAAGCTAAATCAGAAAACAAAACATATAACCCACCAATTTTAAACAATGGCGATACTGTAAAGCAATTGTTGGTCAGAAGCCGTTATTTACTGTATAAATCAAGAGAAAAATGGACAAAAAATCAAGAAGAAAGAGCCGAAATCCTATTTAAATTATATCCCGATATTAAAACAGCATATTCTTTATCCGCACAACTACGAACTATCTACAATAGTAAAAACGATAAAAATAGTGCTATGCTAAAATTAGCACATTGGTATAGAAAAGTAGAAGAAGCGGGCTTTAAAAACTTCAATATTGTTCTCAATACCATAAAGGGTAATTACCAATCAATACTAAACTATTTCGATAATCGAAGCACCAATGCATCAGCAGAGGCTTTTAATGCTAAAATTAAAGCTTTTAGATCACAATTTAGAGGTGTTAGAAAAATTGATTTTTTTCTGTTTAGATTATCTAAGCTTTTTGCTTAATCCCCAACTTTTGAGCTTGATCCATATAAATTGGGATATTTTGATATGAAAAAAAACAAAAAACCCGCAAATCCATAGAATTTGCGGGTTTCTGACGTCACTTAGTGTAAGTGTTGTCGGGGTGGCAAGATTTTACTCCTAACCCACAAATTCCTATATATCAATAATTTGACAATCTTATTTAAGAACTACTCACCGAATTACTCACATTTAGTTTGTAACCAATTAAACCAAATTTAGCTAATTCTATCACTAAATAAATACTCTTTAGTGTATTTTCAGCTTCCGGAACTCTTCGGAGTTTTGAATTTTGATGGTGCAAATGTATTCACTTTTATAACACCACGCAACTATTTTACTTAATTTTTTAGCAATTATGAACCCTCTCTTTTTTAACCTGCTAAAAATTAAATAATTAATGAACAAAAAATTTATCGTGTTTAGTTTTAAGTCTGTATTTTTACACTCTCCCCTTTCTTAAATCGACTTTTAAAAATCATTTTTTTTTACATCGTTTAGCCTTTCTTTTTCGATTGTAAATAATGTATGGGAACCCATTTCCCATAAGAAACGGATAAAAAGGCAGCCAAGGTACGGCGGTCACCCACCACATCTCCCTGATCAATAAAAAAATGAATGAACGGTTTCCCCCTAAAGGAACCCCCATTAAGTCATTTTTTTCCTGCTCTAACGCATTGACCGCCTTGGTTGTCTGCTTTCTTTTTTTCCGTTTTTTCTTTTGGAAAAAAGTTTTTTGGAGGGAAAGGCAGGGCGGAAAGAAAAGCGAACGTAACAGGATTGTATCACATTTTAAACAAGGACGATTATGAACATCATCGGAAGACTGACAAGGGATGCGGAAGTACGCACAACGTCACAGGACAAACAGGTAGTAAACTTTTCGGTAGCGGTAAACGACAGCTATCAGAACAAAGAGGGCGAACGGATTGAGCAAACCGCCTATTTCGACTGCTCCTATTGGAAAACCCCTAACGTAGTGAAAATGCTGACCAAAGGTCTATTGGTAGAACTCACAGGCAGGATAAGCACAAGGGCGTGGATAGGCAAAGACGGAGAACCAAAAGCAGGTTTGAATTTCCATACCTCCGACATCAAACCACTTGCAGGTGGCAGGAAAGCCGAAACCGTACAGGCTACTGCACAATCGGAAACCAATAGTATAGCAGGACAATCAACGGAAGACGACCTACCATTCTAACAACGAGCATTCAATCATTTTTTAACATCAAAATTTTAGTATTATGGCACATAACATCAATTTCAACGAGCAAACAGGGCGTTATTCATTTTTCAGCGTTCAGCAAAAAGCGTGGCACGGTTTAGGACAAATCGTGGAACAGTACCCAACAAGCGAAGAAGCTATCCGCCACGCAGGGTTAGATTACGAGGTCGTAAAAAGCCCTCTGTTTACCAAAGGTTCGGGCATCATCGAAACCGCACAGGGTATCGAAATCGGTAACACGGAATTGGAAGTTCCCGACTACTTTGCCAATATCCGTACAGACAACAATGCGGTATTGGGTGTAGTCGGCAAGGATTACCACATCGTACAAAACCGTGATGCGTTCAATTTCTTTGACAGCATTGTAGGCAGTGGCGAGGGTATTTTATACGAAACCGCAGGAGCATTAGGTAAAGGGGAACGCATTTTTATCACAGCCAAATTGCCCGACTATATCCGTGTAGGTACTGGCGATGACGTAACGGAAAAATACATTTTCCTTACCACTTCGCACGATGGTAGCGGAAGTATTACCGCAGCGTTTACGCCTATCCGTATTGTTTGCCAAAACACTTTGAACGCATCGCTACGCAATATGACCAATGTGGTGCGTATCAAACACACTTCGGGTGCAAAACAGCGTATCGAGAACGCCCATAAGATTATGGGATTGGCTAACACATTGAGCAATCAATTAGAGGGCATTTTCAACGAGTGGGCAAAGGTAAAAGTTACCGACCGAGAAGTCAAAAAACTCATCCAAATGGCACTTTGTCCGAACAAGGAAACTTTTGATTTGCTCAAAAAGGGTGCGGAAGACGAAGTTTCGACCGTATTTAAAAATGTAGTGGATAATGTCTTTACCTATGCAATGATAAGCGACACGCAGAAAATGGACACTACCAAAGGTACGCTGTTTGGTGCGTACAATGCCGTGACAGGCTACTATCAGAATGTACGCAATTACAAGAACGACGAAGCCAAACTGCAAAGCATCGTATTGGGCGGTACGGCTCAACAGAAAACACAGAAAGCGTTTGACCTGTGTACCGCTTTTGCGACAGAGGGAGCAGAAATCCTAAACTTTAATTAAACAATCACAGGCTACCGCCTTAATCGGTGGTAGCCTATAAAACAAATCATTATGGCAAATTGGTGCAGTAATACGGTTGTTTTCGAGGGAGAACCCGAAGCAATCGAACAGATACAACAGCTATTCAAATCAATGGCTGAAAAGCAACAGAAAGAAAATTGCGGACAACTGCCCGACTTTGTTTCGAGGCAAAATGGCGGTTGGTTCTTTGACATCTACCAAGACGATGATGTTACAGGCGTATTCCAATACGAAACGAAATGGTCGCCCAATATTGAGATAGTACAAGCGATAGCAGAACACTATAACGTGCATTTTACACAGGACTATGAGGAATTAAGTAACGGTGTATGTGGCAGGGTAATATTTTCTGACAAGCTACTCACAGATATTTATTTGGACGAGGAAGAATTTGAGCAATACGAGTTCGATGAAGAAACCGACACCTATCATTTTGAGGGCGAAGAATACGAAAGCGACTATGAAATATTGGAAACCCTATTGGAGCGAAAAATTGTCATTCATCAATCTTAAATGCAGACACAATGGAAACAAAATCAATAGCCACAAAGTTTGTCCGCCACGATGTTCCCGAACTCAAAACCCTGCAAAACGCAAAGGTTTACCTGTTGAGGGAAAAACTGAACAAAGGCGAAAAGATGAACCGAGCCGAAAAGAATTGGCTTGCAGAAGCCGTAAACCGAAATGCTTTTTTCAAAAGAGCCGTTCCCTTGCAGGGTTATCGCTTCGGGTTTGAAGATGTTCTGAAAACCTATGTCGTTAAGCAGTACGGCAGTTGGGCAGAATACAACGCTCCCGACAAAACAAGTCTTAGAAGTATTGTTTACGGCAGTATTGACCGGATAGCAGAAATCAGTAACTAACAAGCAAAGCAGGTATGAAAATAACAGATTTAAACGGTTGCGAAATTGAAGTAACCAACCTAAAAGAAGCAATCAAAATAGCCAAACGCAATACAGGATATAGCCACGAGGATAAGCGCTTTTCGGAGTTCGACAAAAGACAAAAAAACTATTGGGCGGATATGTACGAAAAACTAAATGCAATCAAAAAACAATCTTTAACAATTAAAATCAAAGAACGATGAACACAAACTTTTTCAATCAGATAGCACAGTTGGATTTTACAGGTAATTTACAACTGACCATTACCAAAGGAGTAGAAAATAACCTAATTGTATTAGTGTATTTAAACAACGAGCAATGTGGGGATAACGCCAAAAACCTTATCCCCCCATTGACATATAACGGAACACCACAAGAGTTTGACGAGGAGTTTTTTGAGAAGATAACAACCCCTGTACAAAAGGTATCGGGATTGATGGTAGATATGGAAAATTTCCAAATGCAGTTGGACGATGCAAAAAAGCAATCTGCAATGGAAAAAGATAAATCCGACAAGGAGAAAAAGTTACAGGATGCCAAAGACAAAAAATATAAGGATGCAATGGCAAAAGCGGACGAACTCGAAAAAGAGGGTAAATACCGTGATGCGTGGGTAAAAGTTCCCGAGCCTGCCGAATACCCCGAAAAGAAAGAGGAAATCATCAAACGCAGGTCGGAATTATCGGCAAAATTTGCCCCCGACCTTTTCGGAACACCACAGGAACAGGAAAAATCCGAACCACAACAAGAGGGACTTTATCCGAACTATCCCGAAAGCGAAGAAAATGACGTGTATTACGAAGAAGATGAACAGGAATATTAACCATAAAATCCAAATAGTATGTTATTGACGTTAGACAGACCGAGAATTTTTATACTCAAAGAAAACGGACAGGATGTAAGGCTTACCGACCCCGAACCCCGTTGGAGCGTACAGGCGGTAATGAACTTTTTCGCCAACAGATACCCCATTTTAACCACCGCAAAGGCATCTGCACCGCAAATTAAGGATGAAGCAATCGAATACCGTTTCGAGAGCGTAATGGGTACGAAAGGTTAATTTAAAAATCGAAAACAATGAATTATGCAACGCAAAATACTATCGGGAACAATCAGCATTCCCGAAAAAGACAGGCAAAAGCAACTGCACCGACAATTGGGCGAGTTCGCAGAGTGGATGCAAAGACCCAAAGACGCCAACGAAGTACGGAAAGACAAACAGCAATCCGTACCGATAGCGATGCTACCAATGGTATTTTAATGTGCAGTTTTCTGCCTAAACTGAAAACAGGAGAAAACTTACAGGCTTGTCAGAAAACGGAAAGGGATTTTTACAAGTCCCTTTCCAAAATCGCAAAGAGTTACAAGGTAGAACCGATGCAGACCAAAGAGTACGGCTATCCCTACAATGTGGCATTGGCTCTTTGGGATATGCAAACGAAGTTGAAACAAACGCACAGGGATTGGGACAGACTGTATCTTGCAAAAAGCAAAAGGAAAGCTTTTTTGGCAACCACGGAAAATTTCGATACGGGTACTACTTTGTACTATATTCCCATTGTCCCTCTTTTTCTGATGCTCAAAGACCCAAAGAGGAAAAAGAATGCACAATTGTTACTGTCTGTTTGCAGTTACCTCTACCGTGTTGCAGGTGTACCTTATTACAGGGACGATGGTACTTTTTTGGGCGGACAGTATGAAATGCACAAAGAGTGGATGGAACAGGAAGAAACGGACGAATGCTATCAAGACGAATTGGCTGTTGCGGAATATACAGGCGACAAAATGGAGCAAAAGCTACGCAACCCAAACAACGTGAAATTGTTTGAACAGCGTTTAAGCCGATTTAAAAGCCGTGATGCGTTCGACAACGAATGTTGGCAGGTGGCGTGCAATGCCTTTGTCCTTTATTCGGAATACCCGACAGCGGGTATTTTCAGAAATGCACCATTGAACTATTACGATCCTTATGCCGATGAATATGACAATGAAGTCATCGGAATGGAAAAATACATTTCCTTTATTGCCGATACCAAGGGCTGGTTATATAGGAATATATGCGAATCTATCAATAACGAGTTTAACGAAATCGGGGGATTGGAAGAACCAACGATATACAAACCTATTGACGGAAGCAAAATTGCAGGAAACAACTTTGATTTTGAGAAACGGTTCTTTGAACTATTGGACAAATTATGCGGATTATTATATGAATATAAAACAACAGGGATATGAATACCGTAAACAACATCACAGAAAAAATAGGGACATTGTACCACCCCCAATCCGCTTTGGTTTTCTACCAGAGCAAAGATAAAAATGCCGGTATGTACGTGGAGCATTTCGATATGGACAGCAACGGCATACCGGTAAATGCACATCCGCTGACCGTAAAGGAAGGCAACGCATTGGCAGGGGCATTGAAAATCAATGAAGAAAAAAACAGAACCTTTTTAAAGCCAAAGGGTATTTTACCGACCAACATCCTGCACATCAATCCGAGTGAAAAAGGTACGGTACTCTGGTACACCAAAGCACGGCAAAGGCAACTGTATTTTGTGGAAAGTTTAGGCATACCGAGTGGAAAGGCACACGTACCGCCACTGCTTTGGTATGCCGACAAAGAAACGCTTTCAGTGTTCGCTTTGGCAAGTGACAGGCGACCCATCGAAAAAACGCCCTTGCATTATGCACCGTTCTTCAATATTTATGAAAAAGGCGATGTGTGTATGGGAACGGTAACCATCGACATCAAAAATTCGGCATCGGTCGAGGAATTTACACAGGCTTGGGAAGACTATTTTTTTAACAGCTATTTCAGCCATTTATTGGGTAGTTATAATCCGATAAAAGGTAATTGCGTAAACCTTTGGGAAGACCTTGTAGGAACGGACAAACCCTTTCCTAAAGAGCGATTGAAAAAGAATAACAGAACATTAAAAAAACTATTATGATGAAAACAGAGAAAGAAAAAGTGCATTTTACGGACAATTATTTACTTGACCCGACCAATCCGATAACGGTCAATGTAATCGGTGCAGGCGGTACAGGCTCAAAGGTTTTGACCGCCTTAATGGAAATGAACCACAGTTTGATTGCATTGGAACACGCAGGGTTGCAGGTACGGTTATGGGACGATGACATCATCACAACGGCAAATTTAGGCAGACAGCGTTTTGCCGACTGCGAGGTAGGCTTGTATAAATCGGTTGCTCTCATCAACCGTTGCAACCGCTTTTCGGGTACAAACTGGAAAGCCGAAACCCAAAAATTTGAAAAAGACTTTTTCGGAAAATGCCCAAATACGGCATTAGCAACCATTACCATTACTTGCGTGGATAGCGTAAAGGCGAGATTTGAGGTCGCCGAAATTCTGAAAGCAAGAGGTTACGGGGGGAATTACAGGGATACACCGACCTATTGGTTAGACTTCGGCAACAGCCGGCACACAGGGCAGGTCTTGTTATCCACTGTCGGCAAAATCCAGCAACCAAAGTCCGAGAAATTTGAAACGGTAGCAAAACTGCCCTTTGTTACCGATGAATTTGGCGAACTGCTCAGACAGTCCGAACAGCAAGACGATACGCCAAGTTGCAGTTTGGCAGAAGCATTGGACAAGCAGGATTTGTATATCAATTCCTCGCTAACTCAAATGGGTTGCTCGTTACTGTGGAGCTTATTCCGCAATGGTATGACACCGTACAGGGGATTTTTCCATAACCTTAAAGATTTTACCACCCACCCTATAAAAGTCGCCTGAAACCCTTATCGGGCGGCAAAAACGCACTTCCTTCCGATGGTCGGAAAAGCGTTTTTGCGGTTTTAAAGCGGATGCAAGCACTTTGCAGAAACGCACTCCACTTCGTTCCTTACTGCCTTTCCGCAAATAGCTTCCGACGTGCTTGTGCTGCCCAATCGGGCAGGATATATTATTAGTCTTTTATTAAAGTTCAAATTCTTTTGGATACTGAACAATTCCTTTTACATTTTGTAAGGAGTTTTCAACTAACTCTATTGCCAGACAATTAGCCTCCGGAACATCAAAAGGCAGTTGGATTCCAAATTCCTTTGTCATCTTATAACCGAATCTTGGATAATAGCTTTCGTGTCCCAACAATATTACCGAGCCAAAGCCTAAATCTTTGGCTTTTTTATGGGCAAACTCAATCAGCTTCCCCCCAATACCCTTACCCTGAAAATTTTGCAGTACAGCAACCGGAGCCAATGCAAGTGAAGGGTAACTATTGGTGTCCGCATCCACGATGTTGATTTTTGTAAGCAATATAAAACCGATGATCTCATTGTTTACTTCGGCAACAAGCGATAATTCCGGGATGAACGCATCGGAATTCCTTAACCGTTCAACCAGGTATTGTTCCTTATGGTCGGTAAACCGTTCTTTTTCAAAGGCGTTTTTTATCAACGCAAAAACAGCATTGAAGTCTTCTTTTTTCTCGGTTCTTATTTTTACATTCATAACTTAATAACAAAAAAAATTGCACCATTGTGCCTTATACGGATATTTAAGAACCCTAAAGTTATTGATTATTCCTCTTCAGATTTGTTAAAATTATTTCCTTTACGGAATTTTAAATACCGATAAGGTACCGCATCAAAATCCGTCGTACGTCTTTATTGTCCTGATAGCTTTTGATATGCGACAATCGTTGTTCGTTTGCTGTTTCTTTGGAGCAGAATCCAAAACCTTTGTACACACCGTTCTCAATATATACAATTCCTTTTTCATCATCCGTCCTTCCGGCAACCTCAAACAACTTCGTGAATTTCTCAAAGGTGGTTTTGTTTAAAAAAGCATCCACACGGCTGTTGTATGTTTCCTTGGATTCCTTATCTACACAAGCTCCGTTACACTCTTTTAACTGGTATTGGAAACAGGAAGAACTGCTTTTGTAAAGACCATTTATCTTTTGGCACAAACGGTAGCTTTCCGTAATACGGAACAATGCCGATTTGGCTTCCCTTAAGGTGGTAAAAGAAGTGATTTCTTCCTTTTCGGATTGTATTTTTTCGATAATCAATCCTTTATAGCCATTAACATCTTCTTTGTACAAACCATATTGGTAAATGGTGCGCCGCTGCGAACGGTTGTAAAGGGGCTGGTGTTTTTTGATTAAATCTGATTCATATAGTAACGAAATCAATTCGCTCCCCATGACTTCGCAGGCAATCCGTTTGGTAAACAGCTGTATCTTCAGTGATTTCCGGTCTTTGCCCGAAAAATGCTGCTGTACCCGTTTTTTAATGTTGATGCTTTTGCCGATATAGATCAGTTCGTCTTTTTCATCATAAAAGAAATAAACGCCTGCACTGCAAGGCAGGCAGTTAATTATTTCGGTTAAATCGTATCTCATTTTCCCCGGTTTTTCAGGTTGGCAACTTCGGCTTTCAGCTCTCGGAACATACTGATGATGGTCTGGTTGTCAAGATTGAAATCTTCTTTGGTAAATTCCTCGGTGGCAATACTTGCGGCATATTCCCAAAGTTCCAGCACATCGGTCAAGGGGATCTCATACGGCTCATAAAAATCATTGTCGGCAGCTACCAACAGGTAGCCGTCTGTTGCCTTCACCAGCTTTTTATAGGTCATCCCTTCGTTCCTGGTAATGAATACGTAGCCTTTCCCTTTTTTCAGTTCACGGACATTCTCAACATATTTTCCGACGATATAGGAGCCGTCTTTATGGGGCGGCATGCTGTCACCTTCTACGGGAAACGCCCGGTATTTTCCCGATCCCAGAAATGGTAATGAAATGGTTTGCAGGCTTTCGATATACTCCGGATCGGCGTAGCCGTCCAGATAACCCATTGATGCCTTATGCGGTACGATTTCAATCTGGTGTTCTTTTCCGCCGTTTACAACCACGGGCAGGATGATCCGGTTGTCGGGCAGTTCCATAATTTCTTTTATGGAAATTTTCCGTAAATCAACCGACAATAAAAGATCGATGCTCACGTGGTAGTACCTTGATATTTTCAACAGTATATCCAACGGCGGATCGGACGCCCCATCTTCATATTTTGCATAACGTCCACGCGTGATGCCAAGGGCATCGGCGACCTTTTGCTGAGAGCTTCCCAACTGATTGCGTAAATAGCGCATATTCTCTGATAGAAACGGCATTCTGTAAATTGCTATAAATTATAGCAACAAAAGTAATGAATTATGATACAATCTGTACTAATTTTGTTAGCACAATAATGTTAAATGTAGAAGGAGGGATAAGATGGAACGAGCTGTTGTCCATATGGATTTAGACACTTTTTTTGTGTCCTGTGAACGGTTGAACAATGATAAGCTGAAAGGAATCCCCGTAATCATCGGTGGTGGCGACCGCGGTGTGGTGGCTTCGTGTTCCTATGAAGCAAGGTACTTCGGGGTACGTTCGGCTATGCCCGTTAAAATGGCATTAAGGCTGTGCCCCGAAGCAAAAGTCATTAAAGGCGATATGGAAATGTACTCGAAACTTTCCCATACCGTAACGGAAATTATCGAGGAAAAAGCACCTGTAGTGGAGAAAGCCAGCATTGACGAGCACTATCTGGATATTTCGGGTATAGACCGCTTTTTCGGAGCTTATCAATGGACGAATGAACTGATGCAGTCGGTTACCAGACATACAGGACTGCCTGTTTCTTTTGCTCTGTCGGTTAATAAAACCGTGGCAAAGATCGGTACCGGCGAAGCTAAGCCGAGCGGTAAAAAGGAAATCCGGCAGGAAATGGTACGCCCGTTTCTGAATCCCTTATCCATCAAAAAAATTCCCGGCGTCGGCGATGCTTCCTTTCAGTTATTGTCACGTATCGGTATCCGCCAGATACATACGCTGGCGGAAATGCCGATGGAGGTCTTGCAGCAGATGATCGGCAAAAACGGTATTGACCTGTGGAAAAAAGCCAACGGCATTGATAACCATCCGGTGGAGCCTTACTCGGAAAGAAAGTCATTATCCACCGAGCATACTTTTACACAGGATACCATTGACATTCCTAAGCTAAAGGCACTCATAAGCGGTATGGTCGAAAAGCTGGCGTACCAGCTCCGCAGCGAACAATGGCTGACCTCTACCGTAGTGATTAAGATCCGCTATGCCAACTTTGATACCGAAACCAAACAATGCCGTGTTTCATATACTTCGGCAGACCATACGCTGTTAAAAGCGGTATTGGAATTGTTTGACAAGCTCTACAATCGCCGGATGCGCATCCGTTTGATCGGTATCCGTTTTACGGGGCTGGTACGGGGAAGCTTGCAGATCAACCTGTTTGAGGATACGCAGGAAATGGTTGCACTATACCAGGCAATGGATCGGATTAAAAACCGATTTGGCTACGATAAGGTGGGGCGTGCCTGCGGGTTCCGTTTTAAAGTCAAGGAAGGACAATAGTTATGTATCTGAATTGCCATTCCTTTTACAGCCTGCGTTACGGTACCCTTTCATTGGATGAACTGGTACAGCAGGCAAAAGCCTGTAATGTGACAGCTCTTGCCTTGACCGATATTAATACCGTCACGGGAATCTATGATTTTACCAAAGCTTGTCAAAAAGCGGGTATCAAACCCATCGTCGGAATGGAAATCCGTGACGATGCCAACCGCCTTTTATATATCGCACTGGCAAAAAGCCGTGCCGGTATCGGAGAAATATGCAGGCTATTGACCGCTCATAATTGCGATGGTAGGGAATTATCCGAAACAGCTCCCGTTTTTAAGAACGTCATCACCATTTACCCGGTGGGCAACGTGCCTAAGCAGCTTAAAGAAAACGAATACGTCGGCATCCGTTCCGACCAGCTGAACATACTGATTCGTCCGGAGTGGAAAGAGCGAATGGATCAATTGGTCATTTTGCAACCTGTTACCGTATCAAACAAAACAGAACACAACCTGCACCGCATTTTAAGGACAATTGATCAAAACGTCATCCTTTCCAAACTTGTAGAAGACGACTATTGCCGTGCCGATGAAATAATGAAACCGCAGCACGAACTGCTTGCAGTGTATAGGGATTACCCGCAGTTGATAGCCAACACCGTCAAAGTATTGGAGAGCTGTGACTTTGAATATGATTTTACAACGCCCAAGAACAAAAAGCATTATACCGGAAGCAAGGAAAGCGACATAAAACTGCTGACGGGGCTTGCCGAAGCAGGTCTTAAAAAAAGGTATGGTAAGCATCATAGAGCGGCACACCAACGGGTGGAAAAGGAACTGAAGGTTATTCATGAATTGGGGTTTAGCGGTTATTTTTTGATTACATGGGATATTGTACGGTACAGTAATAGTTTGGGCTTTATGCACATCGGGCGCGGCAGCGGTGCCAACAGCATCATTGCCTATTGCTTGGGTATTACCGACATCTGCCCGTTGGAGCTGGATCTGTATTTTGAGCGGTTCTTAAACCTGAACCGCAAGACTCCACCTGATTTTGACATCGACTGGTCGTGGCAGGAACGCGATACCATCCTGCAATATATCTTTGACCGTTACGGTAAGGAGCACGTGGCGTTTTGCGGTACTAACGTGGAATTTAAGTACCGCTCCATCTTTCGTGAAGTCGGTAAAGTATTCGGATTGCCAAAAGAAGAACTGGACGCGTTGGCGACCAATCCCGTTGACCGGCACGACGATAATTCGGTGGTCAAACTGGTACATAAATACGGTAAGCTATTGGAAAAATACCCGAACCAGCGAAGTATGCATTCCTGCGGGATCATTATTTCAGAGGAACCCATTACCAATTACACCGCACTGGAAATGCCTCCCAAAGGTTTTCCGATCGTTCAGTTTGATATGCACATTGCCGAGGACATTGGTTTTGAAAAATTCGATATTCTAAGCCAGCGGGGTATCGGGCATATCAACGATGCCGTAAAGCTCATCAAAAAGAACAAAGGAATCAATGTGGATATACGCGATACCTCTCTTTCCAAAGACGAAAAGCTGTGCAATGATTTTTTAAGCCGCGGTCAGACCATCGGTTGTTTTTATATTGAAAGCCCTGCTATGCGGGGCTTGTTAAGAAGGCTAAAATGCGATAATTATAAAACGTTGGTTGCAGCGTCGTCCATCATACGTCCCGGAGTGGCACAGTCCGGTATGATGAAGGAGTATATTTTCAGGCACAACTATCCCGATCAATTCGAGTATT is from Flavobacterium dauae and encodes:
- a CDS encoding GNAT family N-acetyltransferase, whose translation is MNVKIRTEKKEDFNAVFALIKNAFEKERFTDHKEQYLVERLRNSDAFIPELSLVAEVNNEIIGFILLTKINIVDADTNSYPSLALAPVAVLQNFQGKGIGGKLIEFAHKKAKDLGFGSVILLGHESYYPRFGYKMTKEFGIQLPFDVPEANCLAIELVENSLQNVKGIVQYPKEFEL
- a CDS encoding DNA polymerase III subunit alpha — protein: MYLNCHSFYSLRYGTLSLDELVQQAKACNVTALALTDINTVTGIYDFTKACQKAGIKPIVGMEIRDDANRLLYIALAKSRAGIGEICRLLTAHNCDGRELSETAPVFKNVITIYPVGNVPKQLKENEYVGIRSDQLNILIRPEWKERMDQLVILQPVTVSNKTEHNLHRILRTIDQNVILSKLVEDDYCRADEIMKPQHELLAVYRDYPQLIANTVKVLESCDFEYDFTTPKNKKHYTGSKESDIKLLTGLAEAGLKKRYGKHHRAAHQRVEKELKVIHELGFSGYFLITWDIVRYSNSLGFMHIGRGSGANSIIAYCLGITDICPLELDLYFERFLNLNRKTPPDFDIDWSWQERDTILQYIFDRYGKEHVAFCGTNVEFKYRSIFREVGKVFGLPKEELDALATNPVDRHDDNSVVKLVHKYGKLLEKYPNQRSMHSCGIIISEEPITNYTALEMPPKGFPIVQFDMHIAEDIGFEKFDILSQRGIGHINDAVKLIKKNKGINVDIRDTSLSKDEKLCNDFLSRGQTIGCFYIESPAMRGLLRRLKCDNYKTLVAASSIIRPGVAQSGMMKEYIFRHNYPDQFEYFHEVFKEHLGDTYGIMVYQEDVIKIAMHFGGLSAPDGDILRRAMSGKGRSLAALQKVKDNFFASCEAKGHPEALSREVYRQIESFAGYSFCKAHSASYAVESYQSLYLKVYYPVEFMVAVINNMGGFYRTEVYVHEAKMSGANMLTPCVNKGEYETTLYGIDIYLGFMHLQSLESKIGKLIPEERKQNGDYKSLEDFINRIPIGIEGVQILIFIGAFRFTGKNKNELLVQARLLLVNFKPENRNLMLLQEPVKEYKLPVLERSPFEDAFDEIELLGFTVSCSPFDLLQTKYRGTVMAKDLVNYHKKEVKMLAYLISRKHVPTKRGTMYFGTWIDVEGNYFDTAHFPDTLEKYPFQGGGCYLLLGNVEVDYHFPTITVTKMAKMPFIPDPRYSHDKQRQFDVHRQIKEDVSMTHRKPYPQEHEIGLPRHKM
- the dinB gene encoding DNA polymerase IV, with translation MERAVVHMDLDTFFVSCERLNNDKLKGIPVIIGGGDRGVVASCSYEARYFGVRSAMPVKMALRLCPEAKVIKGDMEMYSKLSHTVTEIIEEKAPVVEKASIDEHYLDISGIDRFFGAYQWTNELMQSVTRHTGLPVSFALSVNKTVAKIGTGEAKPSGKKEIRQEMVRPFLNPLSIKKIPGVGDASFQLLSRIGIRQIHTLAEMPMEVLQQMIGKNGIDLWKKANGIDNHPVEPYSERKSLSTEHTFTQDTIDIPKLKALISGMVEKLAYQLRSEQWLTSTVVIKIRYANFDTETKQCRVSYTSADHTLLKAVLELFDKLYNRRMRIRLIGIRFTGLVRGSLQINLFEDTQEMVALYQAMDRIKNRFGYDKVGRACGFRFKVKEGQ
- a CDS encoding GIY-YIG nuclease family protein; this translates as MRYDLTEIINCLPCSAGVYFFYDEKDELIYIGKSINIKKRVQQHFSGKDRKSLKIQLFTKRIACEVMGSELISLLYESDLIKKHQPLYNRSQRRTIYQYGLYKEDVNGYKGLIIEKIQSEKEEITSFTTLREAKSALFRITESYRLCQKINGLYKSSSSCFQYQLKECNGACVDKESKETYNSRVDAFLNKTTFEKFTKLFEVAGRTDDEKGIVYIENGVYKGFGFCSKETANEQRLSHIKSYQDNKDVRRILMRYLIGI
- a CDS encoding XRE family transcriptional regulator, with product MPFLSENMRYLRNQLGSSQQKVADALGITRGRYAKYEDGASDPPLDILLKISRYYHVSIDLLLSVDLRKISIKEIMELPDNRIILPVVVNGGKEHQIEIVPHKASMGYLDGYADPEYIESLQTISLPFLGSGKYRAFPVEGDSMPPHKDGSYIVGKYVENVRELKKGKGYVFITRNEGMTYKKLVKATDGYLLVAADNDFYEPYEIPLTDVLELWEYAASIATEEFTKEDFNLDNQTIISMFRELKAEVANLKNRGK